The Zalophus californianus isolate mZalCal1 chromosome 6, mZalCal1.pri.v2, whole genome shotgun sequence DNA window tttaagtaatctctacacccaacgtggggctcaaactcacaaccctgagatcgagagttgcaggctctaccaactgagccagccaggtgccccccattcatttactttgaacttttgtgtatttttataattaaggtGCATCTGCTTATAAGCAGCTTGTAGTtagcttttgttgttttaaagatccagtctttgttttttaaaaaatcagctttgaCATATAACGAAACTCATCAATTTTAAGTACACAATTCAGTGAGTTTTGTGAAATGCATGCAGTCATGTAACCACTaacacaatcaagatacagaactgcTCTGTCTTTCCAAAAAGTCCTCGGGGCCCTTAGCAGTCAACCCCCTACTCCTACTCCTGGCCCTTAGCAGCCACTGAgtcttctagaatttcatataaatagaataatacacAGTGgactatctttgtttttttatggcaattttattccatttacattcaatgtGATTACTGATATAGTTGGATATAAGTCTAACATCctactatttgttttttatttgtctcacCTGTTCTAGATTCCTTTTTTAATCTTGCCCCGTTTTGGATAAATCAAGTATTCTCATTATTTCATATTCTGCATCTGTTAGTTtactagttccttttttttttttttttttttttgactattcTTTCAGTGATTATTAGAGCAGGGTTCTTgaagtgtggtctctggaccagcagcatcaacaccACCCGGGAACTTGTTAGAGATGTAAATTCTCAGGGTCATTTCAGAACCATCAGCTGTGAGGATGGAACCCAGCAGTCTAGGCTAATGATGCAGGTGATGTTAGCGCACACTAAGGACCGAGAACTGCCGGGCCCGGACAACTTCAGCTTCTGGCCTGCAATGAGGCTGCATGCAGATCACCTTAATCCGATTAGGTTGGAGCTGATTCAAAGCCTGGTTTCTGTGCCTGCCTGTGAGGACTGGGCCGTTTCTGGTATGCTCCTGCTCCTCGGGGGTACCCCTAAAGAGGTCCCAATTGAAAAACAAGGGTGTTTCCTAGGGTCCCTCCTTAACAGGCCCTGAACTCCCGTTTTTCTCCCAGCCTCTGATACTGCTGGAAGGGCAAAGTGATGCCAAGGTCGGACTCACCTCTTGgtgtttctctttcctctgggaTTTTGCTTCTGTCACCACGGAAGTCTTCGATGACTTCCTGTCGTTCCCTAGTTTTTCTAGCTGTTCTAGGCAGTTTGGTGAGACACAGGTTAGTCTGCCACAGCTAAAAGAGGAAGCCCCTATCCTCTGTGACTCTCCCACGAGAAACTACAGGGTCAGATGAGCAGTTAGAGCAGTTCCGCTCTTGGCACTTGGTAAAAAGCTCTATAAATGTTAAGTTATCGTTCTTCTTCTCCCAGGAGAATGCCAGGGTCATACAGAGCTGAGCTGTTAAAAATCAACCCCTTCTACCCTTCCATACATTTCCTAGATAAGCAAACTGATATGACACTGCACGATTGGACTCTGGAACAGTCAGACTCCAGTGGGAGGCTGTAATTGGACCCCAGTGGATTCCTGGAGGGCTTCCGGTCCCTGCTCTGGAGGTGGCAGTGTGCTCTCCATCTCTAAATCAGGGAGTGGAAAACCTTAGGGCCTAGCTCGGTTCTCAGGTCCAAAGGAAACAAGCCAGGGGCTGTGGCCTCCCAgatccacctctccctctcctttttctttttttttaagattttatttatttatttgacagacagagagagagagcacaagcaggcggagtggcagagggagagggagaagcaggctcctggccgagcagggagcccgatgcggggactcgatcccaggaccctgagatcatgacctgtgccgtaaggcagacgcttaactgactgagccacccagacgcctctccctcttctcttgtGGGCCCGGACCTTTAGCCCCAACTGCACGATCTGGAGCAATCTCCTGAGCTTCAGAATCCCAGCCATCTCCTGTGTTCCCTCCGGAGCAGCATGCACACGTGTCTGCACATGGACACACGCACTCAGACACAGGCATGCTCGCCAGCAAGCAGGCAGGCGCCCAGTAGAGCCCGGACGGCAGGCACACACAGCCCAGGTGAGACTAGGCAGCAGTGGAGATGAAAATGACTCTGCTTTGAACACAGGTCTTTCACTCCAGGGAACAGGGAGAGGCAGCCCTAAGCCACAGGCGAAAATGTCAGGCCAGGCTAAGGGCAGAGAAGCCTGGGCCTGGGgacctgcccaccccctccttctGACCAGGACTCAGTGCTGGGTCCCCGGGATCAGTTTGGTGGACTCCCGTGTGGCCTTAGCAGGTTATGGGGCGAACATGACCTGCTCGAGAACTGTGACCCTTGGCTGGACTGTGAGGAGGGGCTGTAGCCCATAACTTGGTTGATTTATGGAAGTGGaagcacgtgtgtgcatgtgtgtgtgtgtctatccgTCTGTCTATGTCAGGGTGGGCTTTGATGCTGTGCTCAGCCTTTAAACCCAGAAGAACCCCCAAGCCTGGAAAGGCTTAAAACCAATTTTAGATAATTTGGCTCAGAAGAAATCTatgcacttaatttttttctggtttaaaaGAAGTACATGctcaatgtaaaaataaatatgggaaaCGGAAAAAAACAcggtataaaaatgaaaatgaaaagcaccTGTGCAGCCACCGCTGGAGATAATCACTGTGGACGTTTTGGTGGAGTTAGTAGATTACATGCGCAtaccactttcttttcttccttctcactcAAGCTGCAGTGAGCATTTTTCTCATGTCATTCCTCTTTGTAAACCCGTTCAAAGGCCTTGTACCATCGGGTTGTTGTAGCATAATTTATCTAACTTGTCCCTCATTGTTGGGCATTCAGGTGGCTTTCGGTTTGTCCCTATTGGGGAAACCTGGGATCATACGTCTTTGTACATGAAGCTGAGAAGCTCTGCCCAAAGGCACAATCGGAGTGCGGTGGAGGGGAGTGTAATCCAGGAAAGGCTGTGTGGCTGGGTTTCAGTAGCTCAGTGGGGTATACTTTGACTAAGAGGGGATGGCtggcaagagcagggggaggagtggggacccagctgcccctgccctcccctgccctggacAAATGCCCTGCAAATGTATCTACAAGTCTCCAGAGCTCCAGGGCCCGATTCCTGGCCACAAgtatccttcctttccttctggggaATTAGGTGACTGGCCAAGGCAAGGGCTCCTATCCCTCCTtcagggcacagggcagggtgACATTGATGCATTAGTCAGCTTGGAGGGCCTGGGACTGGTCCTTCCTACCCAACCCCGCCGAAATGCCCCTACATACCTCTGCTCACACGGATGGCGACAGGGACCCTTGGGGCTGTAAGCAGAGAGGGCATTGATTAATACCAGTTGGAGGAGAGGCTAGGGGACTTTTGGGAGCCGTGTCCTAGAATCCCATAGGGTGGGCGAGATGGAGGGCAGGGCACGGACTGTGGCAGCCCAGGGGGCGTTGGGAAGCCAGGGGATGATGCTGTAACTCCACTGTCCATAGGACAAGGAGATGCCttgccttccctctgcctccctcagggTGCTCAAGGGGCCATGATAGGGAAGGTGGCACCTCACTGGGTTCTGAGCGGGCTCACGAATCCCTGAGTCTTGACgggggcaggcagtgggggaGTTCACTTCTGCAGGGCCCCTTGAGGCTATGGGATCATGGAGGACTAGTGCCACCATTGACATCAGTGACCATTTAATCCCACCCCTCTTACTCCTGATAGGGAAACCGAGGTGCCAGATCAGAGAGCTAATGGGGGTGGGTCAGAGATGGAGCCCCAGTGTACCTGACTCCCAAACCCATGAGCCTTAGGGTCACAGGCCCTTGGACTGCATATCTGTGATTCACATCcactggtgggggtgggggaggctggaaCAGGGACTCAAAAGCTGCCCTCGGGAGTCAGAAGAGACCAGGCCCGCTGGGAATCTGCCCAGAGGAGCGCGGACACATCACGATAGTCCCCATGGCTCCCTGCATGTTTGAccccagagaggcaggaggagggagaagtagTGAAGCCCCTGTGCATGTGAGCTCCACTCCTCCTGAGAACCGCTGTCTCGACTCCGCAGAAACTTCTGCCCCAGCTGGGTGACAACCCGGGTAGGACCTGTAACTGCTCTGTGCACCCACGGAGCCCCCAGGGGCAGCGCAGCCCAGCGTCTCCCACACCATCTGTGCCCTCCCTGGGGGAGGAGTTGGACACTTGGGCCACACGCCCTTCTTTAGGTCCCTCTGTGATTCTGTTCGACATTCTTGGATCCCCGGCCCCAGAGGCCACGTTTGTCAGGGCTCAGAGCCTCTGAGGCATGGGCAGCCTCCTCTTGCTTCTTTGCCCCCAGGCAAGCagcagcctccctcctccctcctagCAGGCCACCCAGGGGATGCTGGCCCCCCCATGGACTCACCCTCAATGCCCCCTCCAGTCTTGCCgggccctcccccgcccctcacTCTGTCCCACTCCCTGTTATTGCTGGGGCTCGGCTCCGTCTGCAGGTTTCCCAAAAAAACAGCTTTCTAGAATCCAGCCACTTCTCTTGGGCCAGAAAGAGAAATGGCCAGCCTCTGGCTGTGGATTCTTGATGGGGAGTgggactggggagggggcctAGACAAACCCATCCCTGGGGGCTGAAATCCCTCCCCACACTTTTCCCTTTACCATCAGGCCAGAAATGACCCTGGGTGGGTAAAGACTGGAGCCCGGAAGGAAGCAGAGCAGCCCCTCCTACTTATAATCTGCAATGACATCTCGGCCATCTGGATCCTCAGAACAACCTTGTGGGTTGGGCTGGAATTGTCATCTGCACTTTACAGCTGGGGAAACCCAGAAGGGCACAATTATTTGCCCAAAGTACCAAGGGCAGGACCGACTCTCCGATCTTCAGATTATCAGTCCAGGGCAAGATATGATCCTGTCACCCTTCAACTACTATGGGCctgggagggagagcacagggtCCCTGGGGCCACCAGGCCTGCCCCTCTTCTCTCCATATCCCGTTTCTACCTGCCACACCCCAGAGTATGTGTAGGTTTGTGGTAGCCACATTCACAGGCTGCCTTTCCCTCCTTCAGCCAgccctgagcacctgctatgcaCCCTTCCCAGGTGCTCAGGGCTGGCTGAAGGAGGGAGAGGTAGCCCAACAGGATGTCCACACACTAGCCTATGAGCATATCTATCTACACTTCTAGCTGGGATGTACTAGTCTAGACTTTAATGCTCAGGAGGCCCTGCCTTAGACCCCACAGGATTTCCCAAAACCACAGTCCGCCTTAGAGGGGAGATTAGTCTAAGGGGCATCCCCCTAAGACCATAACTGGGGAGAAGCATCTTCCCCTGGAAAGAATGGACAGCTGTGAGCCCGTGGCCTGTGCTGAGCTCTGAGCTAAGTGCGGTCCCATCCAACCCTTGAACAAATCCTCCCTCAGCCCAATATCCCACCTGCTACCAAGTCCTGTCAACATCTCCCCACTATTGAGTTCCAGTTGTCCTCAGCTGACCTGAAGCCGTGGCAAAGCCCCCTACGGGTGTCACAGTGAGCCCATCCCTCTCCAAGCCACTCCCCGCACACAGCCCCGGGAAGACTCCTGGATCCAGATTGCATCCTATCACTCCTGCCAAGACCCCTGAAGCCCTCTTAGACCTAAACAGGGCTGCACGCTCTGGCCCCACACCCCAGCTCACCCCTCCCTCTCTACCCGGAGAAGCACCAGCCTTCTCCCAGGCTCTCGGAGCAAGCATCCTTGATCTGGCCTCTGCCTGAAACgtgttctccctccccctgccttacCAATTGGGTTTCTTCCTTTGGCTCTCGGAGCCAAGCCTTCCCTGCACCTTCGTGTCCCGTTTGTCCGTCACTCGTTCTTACACCCCTCTCTGTCCTTCACCTCTGTGAGCTCCGTGAAGACAGTGTgcatccccctccctctccctgctccctgcctttcCCGCCTCCGTGTCCCCAGCCCCTGCATGGTGCCCGGCAGGGAGCTGACGCTCAGCCATTATGTGTTCACAGGATAGATGAATGAGCCAACTCTGCGAGGTAAGTCCTGCTGCTTTGCCCACTGTGTCGACCAAGAAAAGGACACTCTGAGAAGAGAAGTAGCCAGCTCGAAGCCCCACAGCTGCCTGGTGGCAAAGGCGGGGTCTGAGGGCCCGCGTTCTTAAATGCTTCCAGCCCTGCATCCGGCACCCGGGACTCAGCGTCTGTCTGTCTTGCTCACCCAGCAGGCTCTCTGAGGACGGCTCAGCTGGCCCGGGCTCCCCTCCCTGGAGCTCTCCCCCGGAACCATGGAGAGTCTGAGTGAACTGCAGAACCCTCTGCTGCCCCGGAGCCCCGCCCCGCTGCATGGCCGCTACCCCTACCCCGAGGCTTCGCCCAGCTGGTCATGCCAGGAGAAGCTCTACTCCTACCTCCTGGGTGGGCCTGGCCCTGCTCGCACCCACCAGCTCCTGGACCCGGGTTCCCTGCAGCTGGCCGTGGAGGCCTGGTACAGGCCCAGCTGCCTCCTGGGGAGGGACAAGATCAAGGAGCCCAGGGCAAGCACCTGTGAGACCAGCTTCACAGAGAACAGGGAGCTCCAGGCTGGGCCCACGGAGTGGTCCACAGAACCTGGCCAAGTAGAAGAGGATATCACCATCCAGACCGTGTCCTATGGGGTTCAAGAGGAGCTGCAGGGCCGGGAGAATGACCAGGACGAGGAGGAGGTGAGTGCATGTGTTTAAAATGCAGAGTCCCTGGCCAAGCTCTAGGGCTTGAGATTCGGTGGGCCTGGCTTGGGGTCCCAGCATCTGTATGTTACCAAAGAAAAGGTACTTCTGGCAGAGGTGCTGGACGTCCATACTCGGAGAAACACACGCTTGGGTTGacgacttaattttttaaagcattttttgttcttgttttcttaattatataagtaatttaaaaatacagaaaaccactggaagagaatattattattttagtggATGAGGTTCTAGTCTTTTTTCATTCAATGTTTTTCTCCCACCCTACTCCCCCCAAAGATCTCGCTGTATACCATTTTATCACCAGGTTTTTCTCTCTAAGCAACGTATTTCAGTACGGCTCCACATCATTTAACATTTGCCTACAAGGCAATCTTTAAGGGTTCCATGGTATCCCGTTGTACCTTCTCCCATCACTTATAACTCAATCTCCTGGTCATTGGGCAATGAGACTCTTCCCCTTCTTTCACAATTACCATCCGATGATGCACACACCTGTACATAGATACCCGCACTCTTTCTTTGTATGCTTGTGCTAATTCCTAAGGAGGGCATCAGTGGTCACAGCTAAGGCTTTGGGTAGAGAGTGCGGAGCCCAACCTGCACTCCCACCTGCAGCAGATGACACTACCTGAggccccacatccttgccaaccgTGATCCTAGGTCTGGTCGCAAAAGCCCACTTGTGTTTTGCAGAGTGATATGACCTCCACAGACAGTGAAAGTGAAGACAACTTCGTGGCACTGCCCCCCAGGGACCACCTGGGTCTTACTATCTTCTCCATGCTCTGCTGTTTCTGGCCTCTGGGCATCGCTGCCTTCTACTTCTCCCAGGGGGTAAGAGCATGAGGGGCGCAGGGCATCcgctccagccccctccctccgccAGAGGGCTTGACCaaagatgggggggtggggcgtgTGCAGGAGGGGGTTGGAGCCCAGCAGGCTGGGGCTGTGCTGTCCACTTCGGGGATGTCCCTTTCACCAGCACTTCTCTCTCCCTAGACCAGCAAGGCCATCTCCAAGGGAGACTTCCGCCTGGCCAGCACCACCTCCCgcagggccctcttcctggccaCCCTCTCCATCGCCGTGGGCGCCGGTCTCTATGTGGCCGTGGTGGTGGCTCTGGCAGCTTACATGTCCCAGAATGGCCATGGCTAGCGGTCAGCAGGGCCTGGCATCCTAACGCCCCTGCTGCACCTGAGGAGCACTGGGGCTTGGGGTTGCAGACCTTCGGGAGAGCACGGGCCCCTCAAGACAACCTGCCAGCCCAGCTTGTTTGGGGGAGGCCTCCCAGGCTGCAGCCTGCAGGGCTCCGCAGTCCCTTCTTCTGGTCCCTGGCCCCCGGCCCCAGAGCAGAGCCACCCTCTAGCCCAGGCTACgtcaggaagcaggagagggTGGGGCTGCCCACCAAGCCATCCAGGCAGGACCTACCTCTGGCTTGAAGCTGGCTGGGAGCTCAACCTCTTCTGCCCACACCCGAGAGGGTCACCTGCCCTGCCAGCAGCCAGTTCCCCGGCTCTGCCAGCTTTTCTGCCGAGAAAAAGCAGGAGGCTACCCGAAGAGAAAAGGACACCTGGGGTCAGGGGGTCTGACCCAGTTCTTTCCTCTAATAGGCATCTCCACTCTGGGAAAAATCTGAGCATCCCCAACTCCACTCTCTGGCCCCATGAGGTCAACACCCCAGCCAACCAGGAGGGaaatacacagagacacagggaccCCCTAGCTCTTTCTGGCCCTCTCCTGTGGGTTTGTAAGACATCGTAGATTCTAGATAGAGAAGCGTCTCAGGCATGTAAAGTGCAGCCAAGGCAGGTTCTTTGAACTTCCTTGTGTAGGAACAAAAAGCAGATGTGACGACAGAGTCCTGAAACATTGCCAAGCCACGtgggcctcccccctccccccccctggtccccacccccatcttcctCTTCTGGGCTCCCCCTGGGTGGCCCTGAGCTAATGCCATCCCAGGGAGAGAGTGTCATCAGCCCACCAGCCACGAAGCATAGGGCCCCGGATCCAGCCCTGTGGGAAAGCAGTGAGGAGAGACCCTGGGACATAGTGAGGATAAATGAGGGGAGGGATACAGGACGAGCATCGCTGCTGAGCAGCCAGCAGTGCtcggagggcttcctggaagaggtgtcCCTTGAGCAAGGTCTAGAGGGACGAGGAAAATTTATCTAGGGGATTCGTTTTCCCATAATCCTTAGTATTTGTGAACAGGGACATGGCGGGAGTCTCCCGAGCTATTTGGATTTTGCCTCAAGCATCTGGGCTAGAGCTAAATTACAGAGGGGCTCTACCAACCCAGAGAAGGAGGTTGGGCAGCATGTCTCTCAAAGACCAGTGATGTTTTCCCACCTCTGAATGCTGGGGGTCAGTGGTGGGCCCCTGGTCAGCCTCCTTCACTGATGTCCCTACCCAGAGCTGCTCTCAACACCCCCAGCCACTAGGGAACATCCAGAATTTTAGAGGCATCCAGGCAGCCGGGAGGGCAGTACATTGGGAGGGCAGGTCTGCCCAAGCTCAAGCAAAGGACCCCACTGGGCAGGATCTGGGGCGCTGATCATTCCCAGACCTCATCCAGAGTCCAGGGCTGTGGATCCTCCCCTGACCCACCTTGTCCCACCGTCCTCCCTACCCACTCCCTGCATCCCCTGAGGTCCCACAGGCCCAGGATCAGCAgttttaatattccattattgtatatatttatccTTGTAATAAACATTTCAGTAACACTGGGTTCCCCCCTGGGCCTCTTAGTGTCCTCGTCTGCCTCCACCTTTGCCCGCCACCCACTGACCTCCGCGACTGACCTCCAGCCCCACGGCTGTTGCTCTGGGCCCTCAGCAGTCTTCTCAAGAAGGCCATAGGAGGAGGGGTGGTCAGGGGACCCCCCCATCCCAGGACTTCTCTGCTTAGAGTAGCCTGGATGCAGAGTGGTAGTGTGCACCGGATTCCATGCAAGACAAGACAACGCTCATGCCTGAACAAAAATCCTTTCTAGGCTTGAGAGCTTGCAGGTCAGGGGGAAAGGTGAGGCTTCCCTGAGCTGTCTGCAGCTATCAGGAGTGGATGCAGGGCCTGGCGGGCCCCAAGGAGCCCCACTCCCCTGGtgcccattcttttttctttttttttaagattttatttatttgggacgcctgggtggctcagtcgttaagcgtctgccttcggctcagttcatgatcccagggtcatgggattgaaccctgcgtcgggctccctgctcggcgggacaccggcttctccctctcccactccccttgctcgtgttctctctcggggtctctctctgtcaaataaataaataaaatcttttaagattttatttatttatttgacagagagggacacagtgagagaaggaacacaaacagggggcgtgggagagggagaagccggtgtcccgccgagcagggagcccgacgcggggctcgacgcggggctcgacgcggggctcgtcgcggggctcgacgcggggctcgacgcggggctcgacacagggctcgatcccaggaccctgggatcatgacctgagctgaagacagacacttaacgactgagccacccaggcgccccagcgtgATCTGCCCATTCTTGAGTCCTTCGTACCTCCCTCCTGAGCATTGTTCCAGGGCAGTGTGGGGAAGAAGCCCTCTTTGCCTCAGGCCCCAGGCTGGGCACCAAATCTCCAGTACCCTCTTACTTCTAGGCCCCCCAGGAGCCTCACCGGACCAGCCGAGGGACCAGCTTGGCTTCTAGATGACTGTGCACGGAGGGCCCTGGGGGAGGTAGGAGAAGCAGCCCCACACCTG harbors:
- the SYNDIG1L gene encoding synapse differentiation-inducing gene protein 1-like, whose protein sequence is MESLSELQNPLLPRSPAPLHGRYPYPEASPSWSCQEKLYSYLLGGPGPARTHQLLDPGSLQLAVEAWYRPSCLLGRDKIKEPRASTCETSFTENRELQAGPTEWSTEPGQVEEDITIQTVSYGVQEELQGRENDQDEEESDMTSTDSESEDNFVALPPRDHLGLTIFSMLCCFWPLGIAAFYFSQGTSKAISKGDFRLASTTSRRALFLATLSIAVGAGLYVAVVVALAAYMSQNGHG